The following proteins are encoded in a genomic region of Xanthomonas citri pv. mangiferaeindicae:
- a CDS encoding histidine kinase has protein sequence MPARQLPLTIRLGALASLFAIAVALLAAWLTRWLPAWSAVLTASALCLPALLWAAQRMLGPVRALFRALAGAVTSYRDGDYGFGIRWDGGGELGELVAAHNRLGDVLREQRHALVQRELLLDTMVQNTPVAMVLFDPQQRVVLGNVAARQLLGDGRRLEGQGFEALAAQAPPALREALLRGGDGLLSVGEEDQEDIYHLSRRSFRLNGRRHELVLLRRLTTELRRQEVQTWKKVIRVISHELNNSLAPIASLAHSGAELLRRGQLERLPDALATIEERARHLEGFIRDYARFAKLPAPRTETVPWRTFLARLRDQVPFTLEGDDGGQVRVDVAQMAQCLINLLRNAHESGSPADQVRLRLRRLPDGWRIDVLDRGDGMNEAVLANALLPFYSTKRNGTGLGLALAREIAEAHGGRIALQNRDAGGLRVTLQLPEPPA, from the coding sequence ATGCCCGCACGCCAGTTGCCACTGACGATCCGTCTGGGCGCCCTGGCGTCGCTGTTCGCAATCGCCGTCGCACTGCTGGCCGCCTGGCTCACACGCTGGCTGCCGGCCTGGTCGGCGGTCCTGACCGCGTCCGCACTGTGCCTGCCCGCCCTACTGTGGGCGGCGCAGCGGATGCTCGGCCCGGTCCGTGCGCTGTTCCGCGCGCTGGCCGGCGCGGTCACCTCCTATCGCGATGGCGACTATGGCTTCGGCATCCGCTGGGACGGCGGTGGCGAACTCGGCGAACTGGTCGCCGCGCACAACCGTCTCGGCGACGTGCTGCGCGAGCAACGCCATGCGCTGGTGCAACGCGAGCTGCTGCTCGACACGATGGTGCAGAACACGCCGGTGGCGATGGTGCTATTCGATCCGCAGCAGCGCGTGGTGCTCGGCAATGTTGCCGCACGCCAGCTGCTCGGCGACGGGCGCCGGCTGGAGGGCCAGGGTTTCGAGGCACTGGCGGCGCAAGCCCCGCCGGCGCTGCGCGAGGCCTTGCTGCGCGGCGGCGACGGCCTGCTGAGCGTCGGCGAGGAGGATCAGGAGGACATCTATCATCTGTCGCGGCGCTCGTTTCGCCTCAACGGCCGCCGCCACGAACTGGTGCTGCTGCGCAGGCTGACGACCGAGCTGCGTCGGCAGGAAGTGCAGACCTGGAAGAAGGTCATCCGTGTCATCAGCCACGAGCTCAACAACTCGCTGGCGCCGATCGCCTCGCTCGCGCATTCGGGCGCCGAACTGCTGCGACGCGGCCAACTCGAGCGCCTGCCCGACGCCCTGGCGACCATCGAAGAACGCGCGCGCCATCTCGAGGGCTTCATCCGCGACTACGCGCGCTTTGCGAAACTCCCGGCGCCGCGCACCGAAACGGTACCCTGGCGCACATTCCTCGCGCGCCTGCGCGACCAGGTGCCGTTCACGCTGGAAGGCGACGACGGCGGCCAGGTGCGTGTCGACGTCGCGCAGATGGCGCAATGCCTGATCAACCTGCTGCGCAACGCGCACGAATCCGGCTCGCCGGCCGACCAGGTGCGCCTGCGGCTGCGACGGCTGCCCGATGGCTGGCGTATCGATGTTCTCGATCGCGGTGACGGCATGAATGAGGCGGTGCTCGCCAACGCGCTGCTGCCGTTCTACTCCACCAAGCGCAACGGCACTGGCCTTGGGCTGGCGCTGGCACGCGAGATCGCCGAAGCCCATGGCGGGCGGATCGCCTTGCAGAACCGAGATGCGGGCGGACTGCGAGTGACGCTGCAGCTGCCGGAGCCGCCGGCCTGA